A window of the Lolium perenne isolate Kyuss_39 chromosome 7, Kyuss_2.0, whole genome shotgun sequence genome harbors these coding sequences:
- the LOC139833920 gene encoding uncharacterized protein, translated as MALPKKAQSLWRRFWFYARSTLPGRGRELEDVITEYKVKLEAATDARDSARGAAASLREEVAALKQQHAKELAAEKEASEGIVLAVQAEKTNFEAFVREMSRQILGTCDFVETATPRECLSTATARIIACAGEILAALQYLSPREVIPRDTPSVFKAVSNIPAVVDWLRRSSCRVGITMALSMVLAHYSEGFDVEEVTAGFPSETGEFDVAEVLRLMDAVRPFADRVLATADLETHIPSQAAPGDAEKEPGPVDYPAERLFHAAAAGSLSTYPVVVYTPKFRHGDDGVEPVVEGAPGSSS; from the exons atggcgctccccaagaaggcgcagtcgCTGTGGCGTCGTTTCTGGTTCTACGCCAGGAGTACACTCCCCGGGCGAG GGCGGGAGCTGGAGGACGTCATCACCGAATACAAGGtgaagctggaggccgcgactgatgcgcgggactctgcacgtggggctgccgcgtctctgcgggaggaggtggcggccttgaagcagcagcacgccaaagaacttgctgcggagaaggaggcgtccgagggcatcgtcctggcggtgcaggccgagaagaccaacttcgaggctttcgtcagggagatgtcgcggcagattcTTG gtacgtgcgacttcgtggagacggcgactccacgggaatgcctgtcgaccgcgaccgcgcgtatcatcgcctgcgcgggggagatacttgccgcgctccagtacctgagcccgcgggaggtgattccgcgggacacgccatccgtcttcaaggccgtgtccaacattccggctgttgttgactggcttcgtcgctcttcctgccgcgttggcattaccatggctctgagcatggtgctggcgcattattctgaagggttcgacgtggaggaggtcaccgctggcttcccctcggagactggggagttcgatgttgccgaagtgctgcggctgatggatgcggtgcgccccttcgccgaccgagtactggcgaccgcggacttggagactcatatccccagccaagcggctcctggtgacgcggagaaggagccgggcccggtggactaccccgcggagcgcctcttccatgctgctgccgccggctcgctgtctacatatccggtcgtggtgtacacgccgaaatttcgtcacggcgatgacggcgtcgagccTGTCGTAGAGGGGGCTCCGGGGTCGTCCTCGTAG